In Micromonospora purpureochromogenes, a single window of DNA contains:
- a CDS encoding phosphatidate cytidylyltransferase — translation MSHPDPYGGAEPRGWDRPERPPALPWPERDVEPTGPWNRQSGADLYAGPQARPRPTARRYDEPALDPYDGHGDRYDRHDVDRYGAYDDGYDRRGPGRPPRDDDMPTSALPPVRDDDVPTSQFPPVREPSEPERDPQRPPGRRQPGRRRASADRPATGQASSRAGRNLPAAIGVGLGLGALILIPLFFYLPAFLAVVAGAVGVGIWEMARAVRRSGAHPPLVPLIAGGVLMIGLAWYAGPDALSLGLLVTVLGTMIWRLGDGPGGFQRDLTAATLIAVYVPFLGGFAALLAAAPDDGHLRVLATLVAVVLSDTGGYAAGVSFGKHPMAPSISPKKSWEGFAGSVSAAAVGSAVLIWQLFDVAPWWGALFGVAVSVAAVLGDLGESMIKRDLGVKDMSNLLPGHGGLMDRLDSILFAVPTAYLLLAVFVPVVG, via the coding sequence ATGTCCCACCCCGACCCCTACGGCGGCGCCGAGCCTCGCGGCTGGGACCGCCCCGAACGCCCGCCCGCGCTGCCCTGGCCCGAGCGGGACGTCGAGCCCACCGGCCCGTGGAACCGGCAGTCCGGCGCCGACCTGTACGCCGGGCCGCAGGCCCGCCCCCGGCCGACCGCCCGCCGGTACGACGAACCCGCCCTCGACCCGTACGACGGGCACGGCGACCGGTACGACCGCCACGACGTCGACCGCTACGGGGCCTACGACGACGGGTACGACCGGCGCGGTCCCGGGCGCCCGCCGCGCGACGACGACATGCCCACCTCCGCGCTCCCGCCGGTCCGCGACGACGACGTGCCGACCTCCCAGTTCCCCCCGGTGCGGGAGCCCTCCGAGCCGGAGCGTGACCCGCAGCGGCCCCCGGGCCGGCGGCAGCCCGGCCGGCGCCGGGCCAGCGCGGACCGGCCGGCGACCGGGCAGGCGTCCAGCCGGGCCGGCCGCAACCTGCCGGCCGCCATCGGGGTGGGCCTCGGGCTCGGCGCGTTGATCCTGATCCCGCTCTTCTTCTACCTGCCGGCGTTCCTAGCCGTGGTGGCCGGCGCGGTCGGCGTGGGCATCTGGGAGATGGCCCGGGCGGTACGTCGCAGCGGCGCCCACCCGCCGCTGGTGCCGCTGATCGCCGGCGGCGTGCTGATGATCGGGCTGGCCTGGTACGCCGGGCCGGACGCGCTCAGCCTGGGTCTGCTGGTCACCGTGCTGGGCACGATGATCTGGCGGCTCGGTGACGGCCCGGGCGGCTTCCAGCGGGACCTCACCGCGGCCACCCTGATCGCGGTCTACGTGCCGTTCCTCGGCGGCTTCGCGGCGCTGCTCGCGGCGGCGCCCGACGACGGGCACCTGCGGGTGCTGGCGACCCTGGTCGCGGTGGTGCTCTCCGACACCGGCGGGTACGCGGCGGGGGTGTCCTTCGGCAAGCACCCGATGGCCCCCTCGATCAGCCCGAAGAAGTCCTGGGAGGGCTTCGCCGGGTCGGTCTCGGCGGCGGCGGTCGGCAGCGCCGTGCTGATCTGGCAGCTCTTCGACGTGGCGCCGTGGTGGGGCGCGCTGTTCGGGGTCGCGGTCTCCGTCGCGGCGGTCCTCGGCGATCTCGGCGAGTCCATGATCAAGCGTGACCTGGGCGTGAAGGACATGAGCAACCTGCTGCCCGGGCACGGCGGCCTGATGGACCGGCTCGACTCGATCCTCTTCGCCGTTCCCACCGCGTACCTGCTGCTGGCGGTCTTCGTGCCGGTGGTGGGCTGA
- the rpsB gene encoding 30S ribosomal protein S2: MAVVTMRQLLESGVHFGHQTRRWNPKMKRFIFTERNGIYIIDLRQTLDYIEKAYEFVRGTVAEGGSILFVGTKKQAQEAIAEQATRVGQPYVNHRWLGGMLTNFQTVYKRLQRMKELEALGDLTGTAAGYTKKETLQLFREKTKLSKTLGGLRDMQKLPAAVWIVDTKKEHIAVDEARKLGIPVIAVLDTNCDPDEVDFPIPGNDDAIRSAELLTRVVAAAVADGLIARSGRRRGTDEKPEPGQVGADEPLAEWERELLEEPKKADEQPVQQAEQPAEQPAEQPAEQPAEQPAEQPATAAAE; the protein is encoded by the coding sequence ATGGCCGTCGTGACCATGCGTCAGCTGCTGGAAAGCGGTGTCCACTTCGGGCACCAGACCCGGCGCTGGAACCCGAAGATGAAGCGCTTCATCTTCACCGAGCGCAACGGTATCTACATCATCGACCTGCGCCAGACCCTCGACTACATCGAGAAGGCCTACGAGTTCGTGCGTGGGACCGTCGCCGAGGGTGGCAGCATCCTCTTCGTCGGCACCAAGAAGCAGGCCCAGGAGGCCATCGCCGAGCAGGCGACCCGGGTCGGCCAGCCGTACGTCAACCACCGCTGGCTCGGCGGCATGCTGACCAACTTCCAGACGGTGTACAAGCGCCTGCAGCGGATGAAGGAGCTGGAGGCCCTTGGTGACCTGACCGGCACCGCCGCCGGCTACACCAAGAAGGAGACCCTGCAGCTCTTCCGCGAGAAGACCAAGCTCAGCAAGACCCTTGGTGGCCTGCGGGACATGCAGAAGCTCCCGGCCGCGGTCTGGATCGTCGACACCAAGAAGGAGCACATCGCCGTCGACGAGGCCCGCAAGCTGGGCATCCCGGTGATCGCGGTGCTCGACACCAACTGCGACCCGGACGAGGTCGACTTCCCGATCCCGGGCAACGACGACGCGATCCGGTCGGCCGAGCTGCTGACCAGGGTCGTGGCCGCCGCCGTCGCCGACGGTCTGATCGCCCGCTCCGGCCGCCGCCGGGGCACCGACGAGAAGCCCGAGCCGGGTCAGGTCGGCGCCGACGAGCCGCTGGCCGAGTGGGAGCGCGAGCTGCTCGAGGAGCCGAAGAAGGCGGACGAGCAGCCGGTGCAGCAGGCTGAGCAGCCGGCTGAGCAGCCGGCCGAGCAGCCGGCCGAGCAGCCGGCCGAGCAGCCGGCCGAGCAGCCGGCGACCGCCGCCGCGGAGTGA
- a CDS encoding Rieske 2Fe-2S domain-containing protein, whose translation MRVTGTGHASMRIDTAAGSILCDPWVNPAYFASWFPFPDNSQLDWAALGDVDYLYVSHLHRDHFDAAHLKRYVSKDATVLLPEFPTSEMEDELRALGFTKFLKAPNEQVVELDGGLKIMIQALTSPTDGPIGDSSLWVEYDGVRLLNQNDARPTDLSVFAELGHVHAHMLQFSGAIWYPMVYELPQAAKTAFGKQKRDRQFDRTWRYIDDLKADHVFPIAGPPCFLDDALWQFNDIHGDEGNIFPDQSVFLAEYAKVGGTNGIVLLPGSVAEVTTEGASTTHPVPVEEFFANKIAHLEEMRERKRPIIEAEKASWRHPEVEVLGEMKRRIEPLLDESIYLAKGVGGPVRFDLVGYDGESVESIVVDFPGKEVRPYADEKVRYRFRTERALIEHLLHIEEVDWVNSLFLSCRFSAARIGQYNEFVYAFFKCLSEERLQYAEGWYDEHERAVDAEDITIGDWVVQRRCPHLKADLSRFGIVDGDQLTCQLHGWKFDLGSGRCLTSVGHKIRAHRADEQTPAPAGEALS comes from the coding sequence GTGCGAGTGACCGGTACGGGACATGCCAGCATGCGGATCGACACGGCCGCGGGCAGCATCCTGTGCGACCCGTGGGTCAATCCCGCCTACTTCGCCTCGTGGTTCCCCTTCCCCGACAACTCCCAGCTCGACTGGGCGGCCCTCGGCGACGTCGACTACCTGTACGTCTCGCACCTGCACCGGGACCACTTCGACGCCGCCCACCTCAAGCGGTACGTCTCCAAGGACGCCACCGTGCTCCTGCCCGAGTTCCCCACCTCGGAAATGGAGGACGAGCTGCGGGCGCTAGGCTTCACGAAGTTCCTCAAGGCCCCGAACGAGCAGGTCGTGGAGCTCGACGGCGGCCTGAAGATCATGATCCAGGCGCTGACCAGCCCGACCGACGGCCCGATCGGCGACTCCTCGCTCTGGGTGGAGTACGACGGGGTCCGGCTGCTGAACCAGAACGACGCCCGCCCGACCGATCTGAGCGTCTTCGCCGAGCTGGGCCACGTGCACGCGCACATGCTGCAGTTCTCCGGCGCGATCTGGTACCCGATGGTCTACGAGCTGCCGCAGGCGGCCAAGACGGCGTTCGGCAAGCAGAAGCGCGACCGGCAGTTCGACCGGACCTGGCGCTACATCGACGACCTGAAGGCCGACCACGTCTTCCCGATCGCCGGCCCGCCGTGCTTCCTCGACGACGCGCTGTGGCAGTTCAACGACATCCACGGCGACGAGGGCAACATCTTTCCCGACCAGTCGGTCTTCCTCGCCGAGTACGCCAAGGTCGGCGGCACCAACGGCATCGTGCTGCTGCCGGGCAGCGTCGCCGAGGTGACCACGGAGGGTGCGAGCACCACCCACCCGGTGCCGGTGGAGGAGTTCTTCGCGAACAAGATCGCGCACCTGGAGGAGATGCGGGAGCGCAAGCGCCCGATCATCGAGGCGGAGAAGGCGTCCTGGCGGCACCCCGAGGTGGAGGTGCTCGGCGAGATGAAGCGCCGCATCGAGCCGCTGCTGGACGAGTCGATCTACCTGGCCAAGGGCGTCGGCGGCCCGGTCCGCTTCGACCTGGTCGGCTACGACGGCGAGAGCGTCGAGTCGATCGTGGTGGACTTCCCGGGCAAGGAGGTCCGCCCGTACGCCGACGAGAAGGTGCGCTACCGGTTCCGGACCGAGCGGGCGCTGATCGAGCACCTGCTGCACATCGAGGAGGTGGACTGGGTCAACTCCCTCTTCCTCTCCTGCCGCTTCTCGGCCGCCCGGATCGGCCAGTACAACGAGTTCGTCTACGCCTTCTTCAAGTGCCTCTCCGAGGAGCGCCTCCAGTACGCCGAGGGCTGGTACGACGAGCACGAGCGGGCCGTCGACGCGGAGGACATCACTATCGGCGACTGGGTGGTGCAGCGCCGCTGCCCGCACCTGAAGGCGGACCTGAGCCGGTTCGGCATCGTCGACGGCGACCAGCTCACCTGCCAGCTGCACGGCTGGAAGTTCGACCTGGGCAGCGGTCGCTGCCTGACCAGCGTCGGCCACAAGATCCGCGCGCACCGCGCCGACGAGCAGACCCCCGCCCCCGCCGGGGAAGCGCTCAGCTGA
- the tsf gene encoding translation elongation factor Ts encodes MSNFTAADVKKLRDLTGAGMMDCKKALTEAEGDFDKAVEILRVKGAKDVGKRAGRTAANGLVAHSGKALLEVNCETDFVAKNEAFVALAQQLVEHGERSGVSNAEELLASELDGKTVADLIQVQSAKIGEKLVLNRFAKLDGNVAVYLHRKSQDLPPAVGVLVEYAGQTDEAGDADARAAAMQIAAMRPKYLTRDEVPAEVVESERRIAEQTAREENKPEAALPKIVEGRVNAFFKDYVLVEQASVADNKKTVKQVLAEAGIEVTRFLRFEVGQA; translated from the coding sequence ATGTCCAACTTCACCGCCGCGGACGTCAAGAAGCTCCGCGACCTCACCGGCGCCGGCATGATGGACTGCAAGAAGGCGCTGACCGAGGCCGAGGGCGACTTCGACAAGGCCGTCGAGATCCTGCGTGTCAAGGGCGCCAAGGACGTGGGCAAGCGGGCCGGCCGGACCGCCGCCAACGGCCTGGTCGCCCACTCCGGCAAGGCCCTGCTGGAGGTCAACTGCGAGACCGACTTCGTCGCCAAGAACGAGGCGTTCGTCGCCCTGGCCCAGCAGCTGGTCGAGCACGGCGAGCGCAGCGGCGTCAGCAACGCCGAGGAGCTGCTCGCCTCCGAGCTGGACGGCAAGACCGTCGCTGACCTGATCCAGGTGCAGTCCGCCAAGATCGGCGAGAAGCTGGTGCTCAACCGCTTCGCCAAGCTGGACGGCAACGTCGCGGTCTACCTGCACCGCAAGAGCCAGGACCTGCCGCCGGCCGTCGGCGTGCTGGTGGAGTACGCCGGCCAGACCGACGAGGCCGGTGACGCCGACGCGCGCGCCGCCGCCATGCAGATCGCCGCCATGCGGCCGAAGTACCTCACCCGGGACGAGGTGCCGGCCGAGGTCGTCGAGTCCGAGCGTCGTATCGCCGAGCAGACCGCCCGCGAGGAGAACAAGCCCGAGGCGGCGCTGCCGAAGATCGTCGAGGGTCGGGTCAACGCCTTCTTCAAGGACTACGTCCTGGTCGAGCAGGCGTCGGTGGCCGACAACAAGAAGACCGTGAAGCAGGTGCTGGCCGAGGCCGGCATCGAGGTGACCCGCTTCCTGCGGTTCGAGGTCGGCCAGGCCTGA
- the rlmN gene encoding 23S rRNA (adenine(2503)-C(2))-methyltransferase RlmN, with protein sequence MTSLPVIPVDPDAPGRRPAMPPRHLADLDLPGRQALVTELGEPAFRAKQVSNHYFGRLVRDPELMTDLPAASRERLAGALLPNLLNPVRELACDDGATRKALWRLHDGSLVESVLMGYPDRVTVCISSQAGCGMACPFCATGQAGLTRNLSTAEIVDQAVYLAGVAASGAVAGSPPRLSHVVFMGMGEPLANYNRVVAAIRRLVAPAPEGLGLSQRHITVSTVGLVPAIRRLASEDLSVTLALSLHAPDDDLRDELVPVNQRWKVAEVLDAAWDYAARTGRRVSIEYAMIKDVNDQPWRADLLGRLLAGKLAHVNLIPLNPTPGSRWDASAKPVEREFVRRLREAGVSTTVRDTRGREIDGACGQLAAAEDRDTDAPRGRDRA encoded by the coding sequence ATGACGAGCCTGCCTGTGATCCCCGTAGACCCCGACGCCCCCGGGCGCCGGCCCGCGATGCCGCCCCGCCACCTCGCCGACCTGGACCTGCCGGGCCGGCAGGCGCTGGTGACCGAGCTGGGCGAGCCGGCCTTCCGCGCGAAGCAGGTCTCCAACCACTACTTCGGCCGGCTGGTGCGCGACCCGGAGCTGATGACCGACCTGCCGGCGGCCAGCCGGGAGCGGCTGGCCGGCGCGCTGCTGCCGAACCTCCTCAACCCGGTCCGCGAGCTGGCCTGCGACGACGGCGCCACCCGCAAGGCGCTCTGGCGGCTGCACGACGGCTCGCTGGTGGAGAGCGTGCTGATGGGTTACCCGGACCGGGTCACCGTCTGCATCTCCAGCCAGGCCGGCTGCGGCATGGCGTGCCCGTTCTGCGCCACCGGCCAGGCCGGGCTGACCCGCAACCTGTCCACGGCCGAGATCGTCGACCAGGCGGTCTACCTCGCCGGTGTCGCCGCCTCCGGCGCGGTGGCCGGGTCGCCGCCGCGGCTGTCGCACGTCGTCTTCATGGGCATGGGCGAGCCGCTGGCGAACTACAACCGGGTGGTGGCGGCGATCCGTCGGCTGGTCGCGCCGGCCCCCGAGGGGCTGGGCCTGTCGCAGCGGCACATCACCGTTTCCACGGTCGGCCTGGTTCCGGCCATCCGCCGACTGGCCAGCGAAGACCTCTCAGTGACCCTTGCGCTGTCGCTGCACGCGCCCGATGATGATCTGCGCGACGAACTCGTGCCGGTCAACCAGCGCTGGAAGGTAGCCGAGGTGCTGGACGCAGCGTGGGACTACGCGGCCCGGACGGGGCGCCGCGTGTCGATCGAGTACGCGATGATCAAGGACGTGAACGACCAGCCGTGGCGGGCGGACCTGCTCGGGCGGCTGTTGGCCGGCAAGCTGGCCCACGTGAACCTCATCCCGCTCAACCCGACACCCGGCAGCCGCTGGGACGCGAGCGCGAAGCCGGTCGAGCGCGAGTTCGTCCGGCGACTCCGCGAGGCCGGGGTGTCCACGACGGTGCGGGACACCCGGGGGCGCGAGATCGACGGCGCGTGCGGGCAGTTGGCTGCCGCTGAGGACAGGGACACCGATGCGCCGCGCGGGCGTGACCGGGCGTAG
- the pyrH gene encoding UMP kinase — protein MTQVVSDRSLGADDPTAPPPGRARRVVLKLSGEVFGGGAIGVDPDVVQAIARQIATVVRRGVQVSVVVGGGNFFRGAELQKRGMDRARADYMGMLGTVMNCLALQDFLEKEGIETRVQSAITMAQVAEPYIPLRAIRHLEKGRVVIFGAGAGMPYFSTDTVAAQRALEIRADVVLMSKNGVDGVYTADPRIDPSASKFDSITFSEVLRRNLRVADAAAFSLCMENGLPMLVFGAQGDDTIIRAVGGDKIGTLITA, from the coding sequence ATGACGCAGGTTGTGAGTGACCGGAGCCTGGGAGCGGACGACCCGACGGCGCCGCCGCCCGGGCGGGCCCGCCGGGTGGTGCTGAAGCTCTCCGGCGAGGTCTTCGGCGGCGGGGCGATCGGCGTCGACCCGGACGTCGTGCAGGCCATCGCCCGGCAGATCGCCACCGTGGTCCGCCGCGGCGTGCAGGTCTCCGTGGTGGTCGGCGGCGGCAACTTCTTCCGCGGCGCCGAGCTGCAGAAGCGCGGCATGGACCGGGCCCGGGCCGACTACATGGGCATGCTCGGCACGGTGATGAACTGCCTCGCCCTCCAGGACTTCCTGGAGAAGGAGGGCATCGAGACCCGCGTGCAGAGCGCGATCACGATGGCCCAGGTCGCGGAGCCGTACATCCCGCTGCGCGCCATCCGGCACCTGGAGAAGGGCCGCGTGGTCATCTTCGGCGCGGGCGCCGGCATGCCGTACTTCTCCACCGACACCGTCGCCGCCCAGCGCGCGCTGGAGATCCGCGCCGACGTGGTGCTGATGAGCAAGAACGGTGTCGACGGCGTCTACACCGCCGACCCCCGGATCGACCCCTCCGCCAGCAAGTTCGACTCGATCACCTTCTCCGAGGTGCTGCGCCGCAACCTGCGGGTGGCCGACGCCGCCGCGTTCAGCCTCTGCATGGAGAACGGCCTGCCGATGCTGGTCTTCGGCGCCCAGGGCGACGACACGATCATTCGCGCCGTCGGCGGCGACAAGATCGGTACCCTGATCACCGCCTGA
- a CDS encoding TMEM175 family protein → MARDASRVETFSDGVFAVVLTVMAVELLQYGPARAGGRELPDALAHAWPSYLAYVITFGIAGQIWLGHHNMWRYVVRVDQLLLVFNLLVLLFVATIPFTADLLSDNLRGSATEQRLTAALYLGAVLGESLFFNLSWWWARRRRLLHPDLDPRLARAVSRRLLVRPLLYLIAFAFVFVDPILSLVLYLLLVGLSLIRRPGDLPPAEPGGEVSDRGR, encoded by the coding sequence ATGGCCAGGGACGCCTCCCGGGTGGAGACGTTCAGCGACGGCGTCTTCGCGGTCGTGCTGACGGTGATGGCCGTCGAACTGCTCCAGTACGGTCCGGCCAGGGCCGGCGGGAGGGAGCTTCCCGACGCCCTCGCTCACGCCTGGCCGTCCTACCTGGCGTACGTGATCACCTTCGGGATCGCCGGCCAGATCTGGCTCGGCCATCACAACATGTGGCGGTACGTGGTCCGGGTCGACCAGCTGCTGCTGGTGTTCAACCTGCTCGTGCTGCTCTTCGTGGCCACCATCCCGTTCACCGCCGACCTGCTCTCGGACAACCTGCGCGGCAGCGCGACCGAGCAGCGGCTGACCGCCGCCCTTTACCTCGGCGCCGTGCTCGGCGAGTCGCTCTTCTTCAACCTCAGCTGGTGGTGGGCTCGGCGGCGGCGGCTGCTCCACCCCGACCTGGATCCCCGGCTGGCCCGGGCGGTCTCGCGGCGCTTGCTGGTGCGCCCACTGCTCTACCTGATCGCCTTCGCTTTCGTCTTCGTCGACCCGATCCTCAGCCTCGTCCTCTACCTGCTGCTCGTCGGTCTCTCCCTCATCCGCCGCCCCGGCGATCTGCCCCCCGCCGAGCCCGGCGGTGAGGTCAGCGACCGAGGTCGCTGA
- a CDS encoding DivIVA domain-containing protein — MASQGQRFRRKALRRGYKVDEVDAFLDRVEATLAGQPVGAPVASQEVHDVVFRVRFNGYDEWQVDLHLDRVERQLAELEERGGRGADPRGADRLGPPMRDDHRGLSPVPQPLPPRAMPAQAGPQGYGNRYDEPTGAFAGGYDAPRGGYDAPRGPGGPGPGGPMGPGGPGGPGGHGGPPQRGLPPGPGGYGAPEEPRFDGFEAGRHGRADMTAEIRMPEREQRDMRGRGPAGPPMPQPALGGPPMGGPPPMAGPPVGGPPMVGPPMAGPPGSDLYRVDQIRRSFQVRRFGSGYDPDQVDRFFETLLGGMQGRNPMPVNPKDLDTLRFGLVPGGYFEAEVDAALKDVQDILFGR, encoded by the coding sequence GTGGCGAGTCAGGGTCAGCGTTTCCGGCGTAAGGCGCTCCGCCGGGGATACAAGGTCGACGAGGTGGACGCCTTCCTGGACCGGGTCGAGGCGACACTCGCCGGCCAGCCGGTCGGCGCGCCCGTGGCCTCCCAGGAGGTCCACGACGTCGTCTTCCGGGTCCGCTTCAACGGCTACGACGAGTGGCAGGTCGACCTGCACCTGGACCGGGTCGAGCGGCAGCTGGCCGAGCTGGAGGAGCGCGGCGGCCGGGGCGCCGACCCGCGCGGCGCCGACCGCCTCGGCCCGCCGATGCGCGACGACCACCGCGGCCTGTCCCCGGTGCCGCAGCCGCTCCCGCCGCGCGCCATGCCGGCGCAGGCCGGCCCGCAGGGCTACGGCAACCGGTACGACGAGCCCACCGGTGCCTTCGCCGGCGGGTACGACGCCCCCCGGGGCGGCTACGACGCGCCGCGCGGTCCGGGTGGTCCTGGTCCGGGCGGGCCGATGGGTCCCGGTGGTCCGGGCGGCCCCGGCGGGCACGGCGGTCCGCCGCAGCGCGGCCTGCCCCCGGGTCCGGGTGGCTACGGCGCCCCGGAGGAGCCGCGGTTCGACGGTTTCGAGGCGGGCCGGCACGGCCGCGCCGACATGACCGCCGAGATCCGGATGCCCGAGCGGGAGCAGCGTGACATGCGCGGGCGTGGCCCGGCCGGCCCGCCCATGCCGCAGCCGGCGCTCGGTGGCCCGCCGATGGGTGGCCCGCCGCCGATGGCCGGTCCGCCGGTGGGCGGCCCGCCGATGGTGGGCCCGCCGATGGCCGGTCCGCCCGGCAGCGACCTCTACCGGGTCGACCAGATCCGGCGCAGCTTCCAGGTGCGTCGCTTCGGCAGCGGGTACGACCCGGACCAGGTGGACCGGTTCTTCGAGACGCTGCTCGGCGGCATGCAGGGCCGCAACCCGATGCCGGTGAACCCGAAGGACCTGGACACCCTGCGCTTCGGGCTGGTGCCGGGCGGCTACTTCGAGGCCGAGGTCGACGCCGCGCTCAAGGACGTGCAGGACATCCTCTTCGGCCGCTGA
- a CDS encoding DUF2631 domain-containing protein, translating into MAGSEPVTAPDQHKPGHRRSGRIGAVLSALALLAMLCGNHEGKVENIWLIGLAVLLLGIVIGDAVLRRNGLRS; encoded by the coding sequence GTGGCAGGAAGCGAGCCGGTAACCGCGCCAGATCAGCACAAGCCCGGGCACCGCAGATCCGGACGGATCGGCGCGGTGCTCTCCGCGTTGGCGCTGCTGGCGATGCTGTGCGGCAACCACGAGGGCAAGGTCGAGAACATCTGGCTGATCGGCCTGGCCGTGCTGCTGCTGGGGATCGTCATCGGCGACGCCGTGCTGCGCCGCAACGGCCTGCGCTCCTGA
- the frr gene encoding ribosome recycling factor → MIDDTLLEAEEKMDRAIEHAKEEFGAIRTGRANAAMFSKVVIDYYGTPTPLPQMASIGVPEPRMVIIKPYDNSQINAMEKAIRDSDLGVNPNNEGNQLRILLPQMTEERRREMIKVARHKGEEAKVAIRNIRRKGKEELDRLVKDGEVGEDEGRRAEKELDDVTQRYVASVDELVKHKETELLEV, encoded by the coding sequence GTGATCGACGACACCCTCCTCGAGGCCGAAGAGAAGATGGACCGTGCCATCGAGCACGCCAAGGAAGAGTTCGGCGCCATCCGCACCGGCCGCGCCAACGCCGCCATGTTCTCCAAGGTCGTCATCGACTACTACGGCACCCCCACCCCGCTGCCCCAGATGGCCTCCATCGGGGTTCCCGAGCCGCGCATGGTGATCATCAAGCCGTACGACAACTCGCAGATCAACGCCATGGAGAAGGCGATCCGCGACTCGGACCTCGGCGTGAACCCGAACAACGAGGGCAACCAGCTGCGCATCCTGCTCCCCCAGATGACCGAGGAGCGCCGCCGCGAGATGATCAAGGTGGCCCGGCACAAGGGTGAGGAGGCCAAGGTGGCCATCCGCAACATCCGCCGCAAGGGCAAGGAAGAGCTGGACCGGCTGGTCAAGGACGGCGAGGTCGGCGAGGACGAGGGCCGCCGCGCCGAGAAGGAGCTCGACGACGTGACCCAGCGGTACGTCGCCAGCGTCGACGAGCTGGTCAAGCACAAGGAGACCGAGCTGCTCGAGGTGTAG